Proteins from one Ignavibacteriota bacterium genomic window:
- a CDS encoding nuclear transport factor 2 family protein: MALITADLVGAAYAALASGDPAQIAQYWAEDLRWLVPGHNQLSGWKNSRDEFVAFMAKVGALSANSFNMQLLALMTADNFSADVTHNTGHRAGEPGRILDIDVIHWLTWRDGMVIEGRGAIFGDGTAQYDAFWA, translated from the coding sequence ATGGCTCTCATCACGGCAGACCTCGTCGGCGCCGCCTACGCGGCGCTCGCAAGCGGCGATCCCGCGCAGATCGCGCAGTACTGGGCCGAAGACCTTCGCTGGCTCGTGCCCGGCCACAACCAGCTCTCCGGCTGGAAGAACAGCCGCGACGAATTCGTCGCCTTCATGGCGAAGGTCGGCGCGCTCTCGGCGAACAGCTTTAACATGCAGCTCCTCGCCCTCATGACGGCCGATAATTTTTCAGCCGATGTGACGCACAACACCGGGCACCGCGCGGGCGAGCCCGGCCGTATCCTCGACATCGACGTCATCCACTGGCTCACCTGGCGCGACGGGATGGTGATCGAGGGACGCGGTGCCATCTTCGGCGACGGCACCGCGCAGTACGACGCGTTCTGGGCCTGA
- a CDS encoding WD40 repeat domain-containing protein — protein sequence MKHRIRILALSAFVLCSGAYAQRAEDVSERLYDTQIAAAEALIQLDKISEAAAYLHATEPARRGIEWRFLRARLDQSDTSVTLPSGVTATDLALHPSGTRLAAAASDSTVLVLSFPDLRVLQTLRGHRGSVSTVAYSGDGHLLASGGRDHAVLVWDAASGALLARNDTSFSQGIYSVEFHPDSKRLGVVSWERLAARPPHIFGFAKLIDARSGAELLRVELDNHPASGIVFTPDGSRMVLATWGENTTCHDVATGRELWRYDLSDPAEYNACHALDIHPDGSRIALGSTDRRVTILDVRTGAVLHRIESWAGHTKTVKCVRFSPDGRRLATTGEDERVLVFDTDGYTRAHALTGHTASATGLAWSRGGDSLLSTSVGGHILLWDLARPFERHREICNFGPWQTPFTEDGRVFLAPCSDTSLVLYDAASGREVKRLGARSGLCGDISSDGRLAVTASFDGVVRLWDLTAGRELRAYAGHKGRVDGVSFVNGDRFLASVGDTTLRIWPVDSDAAPTVRSLSGRPFRVLASPDGSLLYIGFSDGLIQVLEAASLRELRTLRCARALQELAVSADGAHLAVFSGSLVELWDPHAGERRHTLRGHARPGYAVGFSPDGVHLVTGSYDQTVRFWDVRSGRCVLTYHGVPHDVYTAKLLPSGALFLSSGDGHTRYFRTGRED from the coding sequence GTGAAACATCGCATACGCATCCTCGCGCTCTCCGCCTTCGTCCTGTGCTCCGGAGCATATGCGCAACGGGCGGAGGATGTGTCCGAACGACTGTACGATACGCAGATCGCTGCCGCCGAGGCGCTCATCCAACTCGACAAAATCAGCGAGGCCGCAGCGTACCTCCATGCGACAGAGCCCGCCCGCCGCGGCATCGAGTGGCGTTTCCTTCGTGCGCGCCTCGATCAAAGCGACACCAGCGTGACGCTGCCCAGTGGTGTCACCGCGACGGATCTCGCCCTGCACCCGTCCGGCACTCGGCTCGCCGCGGCCGCCTCCGACAGCACCGTCCTCGTCCTCTCGTTTCCAGACTTGCGCGTGCTGCAGACGCTGCGCGGCCACCGTGGCTCGGTGAGCACCGTGGCCTACAGCGGCGATGGACATCTTCTCGCCTCCGGAGGACGCGACCACGCGGTGCTCGTCTGGGATGCGGCGTCGGGCGCACTGCTGGCGCGCAACGACACTTCGTTTTCGCAGGGGATCTACAGCGTGGAATTCCATCCCGATTCGAAGCGGCTGGGAGTCGTGTCGTGGGAACGGCTGGCAGCGCGGCCGCCGCACATCTTCGGTTTTGCCAAGCTGATCGACGCCCGGAGCGGGGCGGAACTGCTGCGAGTGGAACTCGACAATCATCCCGCTTCCGGCATCGTCTTCACTCCCGACGGAAGCCGCATGGTTCTCGCGACCTGGGGGGAGAACACCACGTGCCACGACGTGGCGACAGGAAGGGAACTCTGGCGCTACGACCTGTCCGATCCCGCGGAATACAACGCGTGTCACGCGCTCGACATCCACCCCGACGGATCGCGCATCGCGCTGGGATCGACCGACCGCCGTGTCACCATCCTCGACGTGCGGACCGGCGCGGTGCTGCACCGCATCGAATCCTGGGCCGGACATACCAAGACGGTGAAATGCGTCCGCTTCTCGCCGGATGGCCGTCGCCTCGCGACAACGGGCGAGGACGAACGCGTCCTCGTGTTCGACACGGACGGTTACACCCGCGCGCATGCGCTGACCGGTCACACAGCATCCGCGACAGGCCTCGCCTGGTCACGGGGTGGCGACAGCCTGCTCTCAACCTCTGTCGGCGGACACATCCTGCTGTGGGATCTCGCGCGACCATTCGAGCGCCACCGGGAAATATGCAATTTCGGACCCTGGCAAACCCCGTTCACAGAGGACGGCCGCGTGTTTCTCGCGCCATGCTCCGACACGTCCCTCGTGCTGTACGATGCGGCGTCGGGCAGGGAGGTGAAACGGCTCGGGGCGCGCAGCGGCCTCTGCGGCGACATCAGCAGCGACGGCCGCCTCGCCGTCACCGCGAGTTTCGACGGCGTCGTGCGTCTCTGGGACCTGACGGCGGGGCGCGAACTGCGTGCGTATGCGGGTCACAAGGGCCGCGTCGATGGCGTCTCTTTTGTCAACGGCGACCGCTTCCTCGCTTCCGTCGGTGACACGACGCTGCGCATCTGGCCGGTCGACAGTGATGCTGCGCCCACCGTCCGGAGCCTGTCCGGGAGGCCCTTTCGCGTGCTGGCAAGTCCGGATGGCTCTCTGCTGTACATCGGTTTTTCCGACGGTCTGATCCAGGTGCTGGAAGCGGCGTCACTTCGGGAACTACGAACGCTGCGATGCGCGCGCGCCTTGCAGGAGTTGGCGGTGAGCGCCGACGGTGCGCACCTTGCCGTGTTCAGCGGATCCCTCGTGGAACTGTGGGATCCGCACGCGGGGGAGCGCCGGCACACGCTGCGGGGTCATGCCCGCCCCGGCTATGCGGTGGGATTCTCGCCCGACGGTGTCCACCTGGTGACCGGTTCCTACGACCAGACGGTGAGATTCTGGGATGTGCGCAGCGGAAGATGTGTGCTCACCTATCACGGGGTGCCGCACGACGTGTACACGGCGAAGCTGCTTCCATCCGGCGCGCTGTTTCTCAGCTCCGGAGATGGACACACGCGGTATTTCCGCACCGGCCGCGAGGACTGA
- a CDS encoding nuclear transport factor 2 family protein produces the protein MADIHPNIALVQKMYECFNNNDMETIKREVFAPDLVWNLPGRHPLSGTKHGADEVLAFFSQLVKANIHVTLDPAKDPATGVDTFGDDTVVEVHRGAGSAKVTDASGKTSEVVLNALNCTHYKIVNGRIAKVQVYISDQHTVDNFFWAVYSLKPIPGRLAD, from the coding sequence ATGGCAGACATACATCCCAACATCGCTCTCGTGCAGAAGATGTACGAGTGTTTCAACAACAACGACATGGAGACCATCAAGCGCGAGGTGTTTGCACCTGATCTTGTGTGGAACCTCCCAGGGAGGCATCCCCTCTCCGGTACGAAACACGGAGCCGACGAGGTGCTCGCGTTCTTCTCGCAGCTCGTGAAGGCCAACATTCACGTGACGCTCGATCCCGCGAAGGATCCGGCAACGGGCGTCGACACGTTCGGCGACGACACGGTGGTGGAAGTGCACCGCGGCGCGGGATCGGCGAAGGTGACGGACGCGTCGGGCAAGACGTCGGAGGTGGTGCTCAACGCGCTCAATTGCACGCACTACAAGATCGTGAACGGACGCATCGCGAAGGTGCAGGTGTACATCAGCGACCAGCACACGGTGGACAACTTCTTCTGGGCGGTGTACAGCCTGAAGCCGATCCCCGGCCGTCTGGCGGACTGA